The genomic interval CACGATGGAGTCATATATGTTGGTAGTTCCAGTCAGGCCATATACTATACCCATTGCTAGTATAATTATGGCCGATGAAAGAGCACCAAATAAAAAGTATTTAATCGATGCTTCATTTGAAACGGGATCTCGCTTATTAAAGGCCGCAAGTGCATATGTTGGAATTGACATCAATTCCCAGGCCACCAACAACATCACGAAATCTGTAGAATAGCCTATAAGTATCATACCGATGCTAGATAGCAATATTAACGAATAATAGGCTGCATGGTTACTTTTCTTCTTCATATAACTCCATGAGGAAACAGTCACCATTATGGAAACTATTAGAAATGCGATTGAAAAGAATGCACCAAAAATATCATCAGCAATTACACCGCTATTTGTAAGTGAAAGAGCTGGAAGATTCTCACCAGAAAAGATTCTATAAATTACAACTGCGAGTGCTAATGCGAGCGCTCCAAAAGCAATAGCGCTATAGACCTTGTTTTTAGAACCTCTCTCTTTGTTGAGAGCATCCAAGATGGGTATTAACAGAGCAACACTACCAAGAATTACGGTTACTATAGCTGGTGTTGAAAAGATATCAATCATTGTAACTCACTCATTCTCCTTTTAACTCAATAATAACAAGGTAATTAGTATTATGCCCGCTGAGAAAACATAGAGATAAGTTTGTACGTTACCCGATTGTGCTGCCTTAGCAACTTTAGACATGAAAACCATCGAATGTTGCACTGATGGATTGATCCCATACATTAGTATATTTTCAAAGTATTTGTTAACTCTTCTGTAGAAGCCAAGGGGAATTATAACACCTAGCCAATACAAAAGCGAGTTAAGGTACCATCTGTTGTAAAGGAATTTCCACAAGGCCTTTGACACAACATTGTCGTTGATTTTGGTAGGATCTGCTGCTCTTTTGATATAAAAGAGGTATCCTAAAAATCCACCTACTCCAAATGCCGTCACTGCGGCTATTACAGCCAATGGATTTAGTTCTAACGCATCCTGAGCTTCTGCATGTCCCTCAGCTTGCTGCTGCGGCTGAACTGCGACGTCTTCATTTTCTGATGCGGTTGCTAAAGGTTCAATTTCTCCGCCTTCTATTATACCAAATGAAGTAGCAAGGTAAACAGAAAATAGATGATGAAGCTGGCCTTCAAAAGCAAATCCTACTAAACCTATAGCTATAGATGCAATTGCCAAGACTGCAAAAGGCAGCCACATCAGTTGGTTTACCTCTCGTATGTGGTGTCCCTTGTTTTCGATATTTGTTACATTTTGACTTGGTTTGCCAAAGAACACTAGCCCAACCATTCTAAATGTATAGAAGGCAGTCATTACCGCTACGGTCACCGCTATGAAAAACAAATATGAAGAAAATTCGTAGTTAGATTCTAAAATAGACGCAAATATTGCATCTTTGCTCCAGAATCCAGATGTAATAAGCGGAGCCCCAGCCAACGACAAACTCGCGAGCAACATAAAGATATACGTTTTCTTCATATTCTTTCGCAACCCACCCATGTCATTCATGAATCTTGAATGTACAGTATGTAGTATAGCACCTGCGGCCATGAAAAGTGATGCTTTGAATAAAGCATGGCTAATTAAATGGAAAAAGCCTGCTGTATAGCCATCTACAAAATTTGTACTTAAACCAGCTATACCTAGAGCCAGCATCATATACCCTATTTGAGAGCCAGTAGAATATGCAAGCACTTTTTTTATTTCAGGGTTAACCAATGCTTGCGTAGCTAATAACATCGCAGTAATAGCTCCAACCCAAGCAACTATTTCAAAAAATTGCTGCATGTTAAATACTGACAGTGCAAAGAACAAAGGTCCTATTCGGGCCACTAAGAATACTCCAGCCTTTACCATTGTTGCCGCATGAATTAATGCTGAAACAGAAGTAGGGCCAGTCATGGCTTCTAATAACCATTCATTTAATGGAAATTGAGCAGACTTGCCTATAGCCCCACCAAATATTAGGACCGCGGCGGGCACCAACAAATTCTGTTGCATCATCTCATGAGCCCAGGTCTGATCTGCCAGTAGTTCTCTAAATCCAAACGTTCCTGCATACATGAATATCATAAACATACCCGAGAGCATCATTATATCACCGGCGCGGTTAAGCAAAAAGGCCTTTATACCAGCATGGGTCGGCGAAGTCCACTGAGGTATCCCCCATGCAGTGTGACCCTCTTTACCAACATAGTCTTTCTTTCTGTCCTGATACCAAAACCCAATAAGGGCATAGGATGCTAAACCTACTCCTTCCCATCCAAAGAACACCATCAAAAGATTATCGGACAATACAATAAGCTGCATTGATCCAATAAAGAATAACATAAAGAACCAATATCGAATTAGTGACTTTTCTTTATGCATATATGAAACAGAATATACAAAAATAGCAGCAGAGATCCAGGCAACGAGATTGCTCATTATAATGGCCAAAGGATCAGCCAATACTCCCGCTTCTAGGTTAAGTGCTGAAAACCATGGAATCTGACTGTGAATATCCCCATTTGATAATCCAATAGGAAGAATACTAAGTGCCAAGAATGCGCTTAATAGTGAAAAACCTACCGCTACATAGCTCTTGATTTTCTCACTTTTTTTCCTCAAGAGAGGAATAAATGCAGCTCCAATAAACGGGGTCATCCAAATAAGCCATGCATTAACCCCCAAGCCCTCAAATCCAATTGCGTCTACCATTTCAAATTACCTATATTGTAACATAGGAAACCAAATGGTTACCCGAAATTAAATGTGTCTTTTGAGTCATTATGGTCGCCAAAGTATTAGTAACGTTATTAACGTGATTGTTTTGTTCTCCGTTTGTTCCTCCACTTGACGTAGTAGTATTAACTTGGTTTTGGTTTTGAGAGGAAGATGCCCCAATCTTTACGGGTTTCAATTCATTAGGAGTTTCGTCATACAAGTTCTCGACATATCCAATAATGGGTTTGTAAAGTAAATCGGGATACAAACCAAGTATCAAAGTAAGAGATGCCAATATCCCCATTGTAACTAAAACATACTTACTCGAATCACGAACATTTTTTAATGTTTCTGGGACTACTCCATAAAATATTCTCTTATACATCCACAAGATATATGCAGATGTCAAGATTGTAGCTGAAATGGCTAAAGCAAAAGAAACCGCCTTTAATGAACTCCAGTCAACAACTGCGTTCTGCAATGCTCCATTAAACAGTACCCATTCTGACATAAATCCACTTGTGATTGGCACACCAATTATAGTAAGTCCCCCGATCATGGCAAAAACTGCAGTGTATGGCATTTTGCCTCCCAATCCACCTAATTTATCCATATTACGTGTCCCAGTCTGCAAAATTATTCCACCAGCCATCATGAACAACAATCCCTTTCCTAAAGCATGTGTCACATACATGAATATTGCCCCGCTTATTCCGAGAACACTTTCTGAACCTATTCCAAAGAGTAGATATCCCATGGAACTGATACTTGAATACGCCAAGACTCGTTTGATATCTTTTTGCATTAGGGCCATCGCTCCACCATATATCATAGTGATCAAACCCCAAATGTTGATATAAATCGCATAATCAGAATAATTCCCTGGTCCGGAAAGCAGATCTATCCAAATTCTAATTAGACCATATGCACCTATACCAGTCATCGCCGAAGAAATTAATACGGTTATGGGAGTTGGTGCATCAGTATACGTATCAGGTAGCCATACGTGAACTAGAAAAGCACCTAATTTTACGGCGAATCCAATAATTAATGCAGCGACGATTACTGCGATCCATGCCGCGGGTATCTGAGAAACGTTGGCTTTGACGACATCATAGTCAAAACCACCAGACAAAAAGCCCATTGCCATCAACCCAAGTAACATAATTACAGCACCGACATGGGCCCAGAAGAAGAACATCAAAGCAGTTCTTTTTCTCTTCCCATATCCAAAAAATGCAATCAAAAAGAATGAGGGAACAAGCATTAATTCAAAAAATACATAAAATTCAAACAAATTAGTTGCTAAAACAGTCCCAAGCATCCCCATTGCGAATACAAGATAAAGTGAATAATATAGCCCCAGTTGTTCATTAAGATATGATTTTTGATCGGTTGTCAACAACAAAGTCGACATAGATTTGCCATCCTTTGCTGAATATAGATCACTTTCAGTGTCATTATAAGCCGAACTATCATTTGATGATTTTGAATTTTTGAGCTGATCAAATTGTATCAAAATTTTTCTAACCATGTACGGCTTTGAATAAATTACAATTATTGTAGATAAAAGATAAATTGTTATTGCGAAGGGAATGCTCAATCCGTCAAGCTTTAACCCAAAATGGCCTAATTGACTCCAATCAAAGATTTCTTGATAAGAACCCCCAGAACCCAGGTCAATACATGGAATAATTACTAGTGTGGTGGAGATAGCCAATATTCCAAAAGTCAACCACGTTGTAATGTTAATTCCCTTACGTTTACCTAAAAAATACACTACCGGAGATAATATCAAGGGCATAAATGTTGCCACCATAAGATAATAGGAAGAATCCACCATCTACATTCTCTTGCTCCGAATACCCCTACCTCAACGACATTAACTCCTTTTATATATTATACGGTTGAATAATGAGAAAAAATAATTATTTATTTGAAAAAATGGTTTAATTTTTGAGATTCTTGTACTCTGTAACATCTATATCCTTATAGAATCGGTAGGCCACGATGATAATTCCTAGCCCTACTGCTACCTCTGCTGCAGATATAGCTATAGAAAATAACACAAAGATCTGACCTTCTGGATTAGGCAGCATCCTGGAAAAAGCTATAAGAACAAGATTAACTGCATTAGCTATCAATTCGATTGAAAAAATTAATCTCAGGGCATTTCTTTTTACGACTAAACCGTAGATACCAATAGATATTAGGATTATAGCAATATATAGAAAATCAGTTGGTTGGTTCATTTCGTTCCTCAATATCCTCTCTTCGAGCCAATGCCAAAGCTCCTATTACGGCACTTGCTAATGTCAAAGCCAAAACAATCAGTACGGGAGAGTAATATGTTAATAACCCTTTCCCTATTTCCCGGACATCAAACACGGGGGTATTTTCACTAAATTTAAGCTGTGTGACAGTAGAGTTCCCAAGGATGGAAATGGCCATTACCAGAAAACCCAATCCCAATAAGATTCCGGCTATTTTTCTCTTTTTAGTCTCTTTTTTTGTAACAGTATTTGGTGCCCGGACAAGCATTACCGTAAAAATAATTAGTACCGCAACTGCACCAACATATACTGCAATCTGAAACATCGCAACAAAAGGTGCATCTAAAATAATAAAGTAACCGGCTATTCCTAACATCGAGATAGCTAATGCGATTCCACCGTATAGTAACTCTCTACTCTCCAGAGATAAGATAGCTGACCCAACTGTAATAATTGATAACCCTATGAAAACGCTATCTACCATGATAAGCACCACGTTTGCCAATTTTTATTTCTACTTCCCCATCATACTTTGGTTTGACTGCAAGCTGGGCAGGAGTATAAATCAGATGAGATTTCGTAAATGAAGATAATTCGTAATCGTTTGTCATATATAATGCATAAAATGGACATGCATCAACGCACAAACCACAAAAGACACATTTACCGTAATCAATTTGAGGCATTATAGATTTCTTGTTTTGTTTCCATTGCTCGTCAATTTTGACCATTGTTATGGCCTCTGCAATCCCCTCACATGCGATTGCACATAATTGACAGCCGGTACACTTGTCATGAAATAGTATATGTCTACCCCTAGTCCCAGCGATTCCAACTCCTTTTTTTGGGTCAAACTGGTAACCATCACCTACAAATTTCAATTTTTCTTGTGGATATCGGAAAGTAAATCTTTTCATAACAATATGCTTTGTACCCGATTCAAGAGCTTTGATAAATCCTGTTGCAGTGTTCATCTTATCGAAATCAGTCCTCCCGGTCCAATAACTCCACCGTAAATCAACATTAATACTACGAACAGATTTATGAATGTTAAAACGATCAACTTATACCACCCTGTGTGAAGCAAAATATCAATTCTAATTCTGGGATTGATACCTCTTACAATTAGCATCAAAAAGATTATGATGATAGTCTTTATTAAGAACCAGAATATCCCATTAACTGTTACTGGGTTGTACAATCCATCTAGAGCTAGCATTTGTAACAATGGTAAGTTAGATTCATGAGCTCCTGGAATCAGCTCAGGTGGAAAAATTTGGGGACCACTCCATCCTCCTAAAAAGAGGACTACAAATAATCCAGCTAATGCATATAATTTTAGATAACTACCTAACTGAATTAGGCCATATATCATTCCGGTGGTCTCGGTTAACCAACCCGCTACAATTTCACTTTCAGCTTCGGGTAAATCGAACGGTATTCTTTCTAGTTCGGCCAAAGAAGATATGAAAAACACAAAAGCGTTGATTGGCAGTATGAATATATTCCAAAACAGGTTTTGTGATCTAGCAATTTCGGTTAGATTTAGCGAAGAAGACAAGATCACAACTGGTAATGCGGATAGGAAAAAGGGTATTTCAAAGGCGATCATTTGATGCAATGCCCTCAATCCCCCAATGAATGGATACTTACTGTTGCTTGCCCACGAGAATAAAAGAGCTATTAAAGGAAAGAATCCTAGAATGGCAAACGCAGCAATCAAGCCTACGTCCACATCCGCAACAACCCAGCCATCAGCTACAGGAATCAACGCAACAACAGCGGCAGCGGTGGATACGAACATTATGGGAGCGAGCCAAAATATTGGTTTATCCGCTCCTGAAGGTACAATTATTTCTTTTGTGAGTAACTTTAACCCATCAGCGAGAAGCTGAAATATTCCTTCTACCTTACCAGCATAAAGCGGTCCAACACGCAATTGCATCTTGGCTAAAAGTTTTCGTTCAACAAAGATGGTAGCTGCTGCTATTAATGCAGCAAACCCGAAACCAGGGAAAATAGCTGCTCTGAACAAATCAGTATGAACAAAAAATTGTACTATAGGCAGGGTTCTAGAGGGGTCAACCATCATAGAGAAGAAGAGATACGGCGTCAAAACCTGTCCATCAACTTCCGGCAATGGCACATAGAACAAGACGAAAAATATAATCGGGAGTATAAGTAATGTAACTAATACAAGGACTACAAAAACTAGCCATACAATACTGCCAACAAAGTTTCCAAATCTAAAATCAGGAGTAAGCGATCCCATTATCTGTCAGCCTCCACAGGCCAATAATTCAAAGACCAATATATAGCAGGCATATCTCCAAGTTTTGAACCAGTAAGCAAAAATGGCAGTGCGAGTAAATTTCTGAATGATCCAACAGAGGCTTTTACCCTATAAGGTTTAGGGGAGCCATCACTAACCACATGATACCCCAACGCACCTCTACCTGACTCCACCCGCTTATAAGTTTCTCCAGGTGAACTCTTTATATTAAACTGCAATTTTTCCCTAACGTCTCCCGATTCGGGCATTTTGTCAAGAAGTTGTCTAATAATATGACATGATTCGCGCATGTCAAGTACCGGAACATATGCTCGAGCAAAAGAATCACAGGTTTTCATATATTGTACTTGAAAATCAATCTCATCATAAACGTCATAGGGTTCTACTTTTCTAACATCAAAAGGAACTCCAGATGCCCTCAGAACGGAGCCTGTTACCCCCAACTTTATGGCATCTTCTTTTGTTAAGATCCCTACGCCCTCTGTTCTTTGTCTTAATAACGGATTATTGAAAAATATGTCATCATATTCTTTAATTCTTTTTTCAAAATAGTTAACTTGAGCCAAACATTTCTCTTTAAAATTATTTGGAATATCATTTCGAACTCCGCCAGGAATATTAAATGCGTTAGTAACTCTTGCGCCAGTTAAACGCTCGAGCAAATCAATTAGCAATTCCCTATCTCCTGCTGGCCACATAAACATGGTAGAATGTCCCAGAAAAATTCCATAAATTGCTAACCAGTAAAGAGTGTATGAAAGCCTGCTTAACTCAGATGCTAAAGCGCGAATAAACTGTCCTCTTCGAGGGACGGTAATTCCGACGAGATCTTCAACCGCCAAACTATATGCATATGTGATATTACAAGAATCATGGATTACAGGTCGTTCCAAATGAGGTATATTTTGAAAATGATTACGGTATTCACACATTTTTTCGTGTCCCCTATGTACATACCCAGGATCTGGATCTACGTATACTATATAATCACCATCCACTTTAATTACGAATCTAAAATGTCCAGAACCTGGATGTTGAGGACCAACACTCAGAGTCATTAAGCGATCTTCTTCAGTCTCCTTTGTTATCTGAAGGGCCAATTTCTTTGCTTCATTTATTTTTTCTTCTATAGTACTCAATTCATTTATCTCCCTTTAATTCTGAAATCCTTTCGAAGTGGTGGTATGTCTGCCCAATCTTCCGGTAGGATAAACCGCTCATTTCGTGGATGACCCAGAAAGTAAACACCCAACATTTCGTAAGTCTCACGCTCATGGTATTCGACACTAGGGAATATATTTATTAAACTATTGGATTTTGGATCGTCTCTGTTAACTCTCGCAGACAAAATAACAATATACGGGTAGTAATCTGTATTACTATAAGAACCCAGATGATAATTGAGTTCAATTTCGTTGTCAGAGGGATAATCAGTTCCTGATGCAGATTCCGCGTGATCAAAGCCATGGTTGTTTCTCAAAAAAAGGGCTGTCTCAACTAAATTTTCTGGCTTTACCATAATTTTGGAGCGATATTCCTTCTTGTAAACTATTTTTGTGTTATTTCCAAAATTAGTAGTTATTGAGGTAAGCAAATTATTAGACAGTGGATAATTTGAATCCTCTTCTTTAAGCTCTATCTCATTTTCCTGTTTGATTTTTGGAGAGGACTTATCCATTATTTTATTTTCGACCTTTTGATTTTTTCTTGCAACAGCATAGTCCCCTGAATTAACGTCTCTGGTCTTGGAGGACAACCAGGTACGTATACATCTACCGGTACAATACTATCGATTCCGGGCAAAACATTATAAGAATCTAAATAAAGTCCCCCAGTAATTGCGCATGCACCCATTGCTATAACATACTTTGGCTCAGGCATTTGATCATATACCATTCTAAGGCGAGGGGCCATTTTTCTGGTTACCGTTCCTTGGACCACTATAAGATCACATTGTCGTAAGGATCCAAAAGCTTCAAGAATACCAAATCTTTCCGCATCATACCTTGGACTCGATACTGCTCCAAATTCGACACTACAGCATGCAGTTTCTAAATGAACCGGCCATAAGGACCATACACGACCCCAATTTATCGCATAACCGAGGGGCTCGTCCAAAGCTTTTACAAGCACATCACCTAGCTTTGATACTAAAACATTAAAATTGGTAGGGTTAACGAGATCTTTTATCATACCTCTACACTTGATTGTATTTAGATTTCAAGTTATTAATACCTATTGGGATTGTAAAGTTTACCATATACCTTTCCTTCCTGCTAAGAACAAAGCATAACCCATAGCAGCAAACATGATTCCTAGGAATCCGATCATTGGCAACGTTGCTTCTTTAGGTATAGAAAAGAATGTGGTACCCCAGGCATATAGAAATATTGACATTACATCAAAAACAACAAACATGAGAATGTACGAATAATACTGCATCATGAAATGTGATCGTCCTTCTCCCGAAGGTACCTGACCACATTCCATGGGAAGAAATTTCACTGGATTATGTCTCCGCCTCGTCATTAGTAGTCTTGATAAAACTATCGAAGGGACTCCAGCCAAAATTCCAAACCCAAATAAATATAATATTGGAAGAAATTGTGTAGCGGTTTCTCCTGCCAAATTGAAATTGGCTGAGAATAGAAGATATAAATATCTTTATATTAATTCGTCTTCCCGGTGGGAATTTATCACAAAAATAGATTTTAGAAATTAAAGGGTAAAAGAGCGCCTTCACTAAAGATGGTAATAAGGGTCATTGGTAGAGACTTGGGCCCACTATGAGGAGTATTTATTTGGGTGTAAAACATATTTACCACCAAAACCAATAGCTAACGTTTAATACCTTCTATGATGCCTGTTTGGACTTTATTTGATTTCTTTATATTCATTTATAATTATGTATAGAAGTATACGGGTGATTCATAACAACTCAGTGTCACTTGTGTCACTTTGTAATATAGGCTGCCAAATAAAACTTGGAAGTTAATTAATGGTCTTTGATAATTATATGTAAAATTACTTAAAAGGCCACAAAGGTCATTATATGTATGATTTAGAATGGGGCACTATGTACGCTTATGGTATTAGAGCCAGAGATAAGACGACCTTGACAAGGGGTCCAAACTACACCATAATACATGGGCCCCTTTAATGTAGTAAATAAGTTAAACACAGAAAGTTTCCATAAAAGAATTTATTTTTCGAACGTTTGTTTTTACTTCTTTATGACAATATTAAACAATTGTTTGGCCAATAATTTTGGATGATTCAAGGCAACTCTAAGCATTTTAGAGGGAGTAAAGTCTGATTTTATGAAATCAAGAAATTCGTCAATATTCAGTCCTTTTATTATTTCGATTTCCTTATCCCATTCAGTATCCGATAGACCAAGCCATCGTGCCTGGACTTTAAGTGCAGAATTTATTTTTTTCTCCAGTGTTTTTTTGTTGGCCACTTCATACGGTTTTAAAGAATCCAAGTTAGATCCATATGAGAGAGATTCCACTCCAACTTTCCCTGCCAGTCTACCAAACTCAATAGCGTATCGTATTCCTTCCAAAACGAGTGGATTTGCCTGTCCTACACTATCACCCACCAAAATTAATCCGTCGTAGATGCTCTTCGCTCTTAGTCCTTGATTTGGTATCAGTCCTATGTGGAACTCTAGAGGCTGAATTTTACCCATATTACCAAGAGGATTAATCTTGTCTACAATCAGCCCGTTTAGTTTCCTTATTGGATCTTCTGGGGAATTTGGTTTGCCGATACCTACTCCTATTCTCACCCTATTTTCGGAGAGTGGAAAAACCCATGCATATCCGGCCTCTGAATACATACTCCCCACCATGAGCGTAAGCGTTGATTTATCAACTTTATCACAATAACACTCGTATTCTGCCCCCGCACCGTATCTCCGCCACTCTGTTACATAGCCCAGCTTTCTAGCAACAAAACTACTAAATCCAGATGCATCTATTACCAGAAGAGATTCGATCGATTCTGGACCGGACATCGAAGTAATTTTTAAAGTGTTAATTTTAGTGAGTGAGTCTCTAGAAATATCAGTAACTTGGCTTTTTACAAAAAGGTCGGCGCCAGCCGCTGCAGCCTTGCTGGCTAATAACTGATAAGTTTTTCTCACATCCAAAACACAGGCTGTATTTTCTTTTCCGGAGATCTTAATTTCATTATTAGGTGAAATGAAGGCAAAGTCTCTTATCGGATTGTAATATTCTTTTGAAATGCCATAATTTTCCATTTCTCTTATCCAACTTACGCCGCTTGTCCTTACGTTGTGGCCAAATGATGGGTCTTTTTCGAAAAGGGCAACTTTAGCACCCTGTTTTGAAGCAGAGTATGCAGCAGAGAGTCCTGCGGGACCACCACCTACTATAGCAATATCATATCTCAAAGATTCTCTTTCAGACTTAATTCATGGTTTATGGTTTTATAGTTTTGCGAATAAATAATTTTACACATTTCGTCTCGTTTCGCAAGTAATGGTGCATGCATACTCTATAAATCCCAAATTGTCGGTAAAAAGTCATTTTTAAGATTTAAACCGATATTAACTAGATTAGAACGTATAATAATTTAGCCCGTCTCAGATCCTATAGTTATTTAACAACATAAAATCGTAATTTACCAATCAATCACTCTAACAATTAAATAAAAATGGACATTAATGACAAATATAGTGATATTTTTACGAAGACGAAATCAAGAGGATTTCAATATAGAAACGAAAATGCTTGATGAAAATTTACAGCCTATAGTTAAATCTATTGAAGAAGTTAGTGACGATCAAAGAGAAATCGTTAAAAGATTTAAAATAGAGATGGAAAATTTTGTAATTGAACGAACACTAGATAGTTGTATAAAAACATTGAATTCGTCCATGCAATTGGCTAATGTGAGAGAACAATTGTTGGATATTTACAAGCAATATATTTCCATCCTTGAGAGTGAATTAAAAAAAGCATTAAAAGAAAATCAAAAATAAATTGGTAAGTTTTTCATAACTTAATAATAGGGATGAATGAGTTCCTGATGAATACTCAAAAATTTTTCGTTGGGAAAAACAATTCCCGCTAACTGAATAAAATTCTATTTTGTATCGTTCCCAAGCCTTCTATTGAAATTTCTACTATATCATCATGTTTGAGATATCGTGGCTCTTTCATTGACATTGCAACTCCTGCAGGGGTCCCTGTAGAAATAATATCACCAGGTTCAATAGTTATCAAATTACTCAAAGAAGATATTATTTTACGAATTGGTATTACCATATTGCTACTAGATGAATTCTGCCTTGTTTCTCCATTTACTTTGGTTGTTATGCGTAAATTTTGTGGGTCGTTTATTTCATCCTTTGTTGTTATCCAAGGACCACAAGGAGCAAATGTGTCGATGCTTTTTCCACGTGTAAATTGCTTGTCTCTAAACTGTATATCACGGGCAGAGACGTCGTGAAATATCATATATCCAAAAACAGCATTTAGCGAATCCTCTTCAGTTACTTTTTTAATGCGTGAGCCTATTATTACTGCAATTTCAGCCTCATAATCAAGCCTCTTTACGTATGAAGGTGAAATAACATCACCACGAGGTGAATTAAGAGCCGTTCGTGGTTTTAAAAAGATAACTGGCTCTTCAGAGGGTGTTAATCCTGCATCTCGCGCATGATCATAATAATTAAAAGCAAGACAGATAATTTTTGGAGGATTAGGGAGTGGAGCTAATAATTCTACCTCAGAGAGAGGTAATTCGAATTTTAAGGATTTTCCAACTTCATTTACTTCTGGGATCCATCCTCCAAATAAGAATTCCTTAATCCTAGGAGGGATGGGGATACCAGTTTCCTCTTGAATTTGTTCTTTTGTAATTATTTTCTGACCATCGTCCGAAACAATACCGTATGTTTCCATTGAATTTT from Candidatus Nitrosocosmicus hydrocola carries:
- a CDS encoding NADH-quinone oxidoreductase subunit L; translated protein: MVDAIGFEGLGVNAWLIWMTPFIGAAFIPLLRKKSEKIKSYVAVGFSLLSAFLALSILPIGLSNGDIHSQIPWFSALNLEAGVLADPLAIIMSNLVAWISAAIFVYSVSYMHKEKSLIRYWFFMLFFIGSMQLIVLSDNLLMVFFGWEGVGLASYALIGFWYQDRKKDYVGKEGHTAWGIPQWTSPTHAGIKAFLLNRAGDIMMLSGMFMIFMYAGTFGFRELLADQTWAHEMMQQNLLVPAAVLIFGGAIGKSAQFPLNEWLLEAMTGPTSVSALIHAATMVKAGVFLVARIGPLFFALSVFNMQQFFEIVAWVGAITAMLLATQALVNPEIKKVLAYSTGSQIGYMMLALGIAGLSTNFVDGYTAGFFHLISHALFKASLFMAAGAILHTVHSRFMNDMGGLRKNMKKTYIFMLLASLSLAGAPLITSGFWSKDAIFASILESNYEFSSYLFFIAVTVAVMTAFYTFRMVGLVFFGKPSQNVTNIENKGHHIREVNQLMWLPFAVLAIASIAIGLVGFAFEGQLHHLFSVYLATSFGIIEGGEIEPLATASENEDVAVQPQQQAEGHAEAQDALELNPLAVIAAVTAFGVGGFLGYLFYIKRAADPTKINDNVVSKALWKFLYNRWYLNSLLYWLGVIIPLGFYRRVNKYFENILMYGINPSVQHSMVFMSKVAKAAQSGNVQTYLYVFSAGIILITLLLLS
- a CDS encoding complex I subunit 4 family protein, which codes for MVDSSYYLMVATFMPLILSPVVYFLGKRKGINITTWLTFGILAISTTLVIIPCIDLGSGGSYQEIFDWSQLGHFGLKLDGLSIPFAITIYLLSTIIVIYSKPYMVRKILIQFDQLKNSKSSNDSSAYNDTESDLYSAKDGKSMSTLLLTTDQKSYLNEQLGLYYSLYLVFAMGMLGTVLATNLFEFYVFFELMLVPSFFLIAFFGYGKRKRTALMFFFWAHVGAVIMLLGLMAMGFLSGGFDYDVVKANVSQIPAAWIAVIVAALIIGFAVKLGAFLVHVWLPDTYTDAPTPITVLISSAMTGIGAYGLIRIWIDLLSGPGNYSDYAIYINIWGLITMIYGGAMALMQKDIKRVLAYSSISSMGYLLFGIGSESVLGISGAIFMYVTHALGKGLLFMMAGGIILQTGTRNMDKLGGLGGKMPYTAVFAMIGGLTIIGVPITSGFMSEWVLFNGALQNAVVDWSSLKAVSFALAISATILTSAYILWMYKRIFYGVVPETLKNVRDSSKYVLVTMGILASLTLILGLYPDLLYKPIIGYVENLYDETPNELKPVKIGASSSQNQNQVNTTTSSGGTNGEQNNHVNNVTNTLATIMTQKTHLISGNHLVSYVTI
- the nuoK gene encoding NADH-quinone oxidoreductase subunit NuoK: MNQPTDFLYIAIILISIGIYGLVVKRNALRLIFSIELIANAVNLVLIAFSRMLPNPEGQIFVLFSIAISAAEVAVGLGIIIVAYRFYKDIDVTEYKNLKN
- a CDS encoding NADH-quinone oxidoreductase subunit J, coding for MVDSVFIGLSIITVGSAILSLESRELLYGGIALAISMLGIAGYFIILDAPFVAMFQIAVYVGAVAVLIIFTVMLVRAPNTVTKKETKKRKIAGILLGLGFLVMAISILGNSTVTQLKFSENTPVFDVREIGKGLLTYYSPVLIVLALTLASAVIGALALARREDIEERNEPTN
- a CDS encoding NADH-quinone oxidoreductase subunit I; translation: MNTATGFIKALESGTKHIVMKRFTFRYPQEKLKFVGDGYQFDPKKGVGIAGTRGRHILFHDKCTGCQLCAIACEGIAEAITMVKIDEQWKQNKKSIMPQIDYGKCVFCGLCVDACPFYALYMTNDYELSSFTKSHLIYTPAQLAVKPKYDGEVEIKIGKRGAYHGR
- a CDS encoding complex I subunit 1/NuoH family protein; its protein translation is MGSLTPDFRFGNFVGSIVWLVFVVLVLVTLLILPIIFFVLFYVPLPEVDGQVLTPYLFFSMMVDPSRTLPIVQFFVHTDLFRAAIFPGFGFAALIAAATIFVERKLLAKMQLRVGPLYAGKVEGIFQLLADGLKLLTKEIIVPSGADKPIFWLAPIMFVSTAAAVVALIPVADGWVVADVDVGLIAAFAILGFFPLIALLFSWASNSKYPFIGGLRALHQMIAFEIPFFLSALPVVILSSSLNLTEIARSQNLFWNIFILPINAFVFFISSLAELERIPFDLPEAESEIVAGWLTETTGMIYGLIQLGSYLKLYALAGLFVVLFLGGWSGPQIFPPELIPGAHESNLPLLQMLALDGLYNPVTVNGIFWFLIKTIIIIFLMLIVRGINPRIRIDILLHTGWYKLIVLTFINLFVVLMLIYGGVIGPGGLISIR